One genomic window of Haloarchaeobius salinus includes the following:
- a CDS encoding ABC transporter substrate-binding protein encodes MSHMNKANGGSSRSATSRRGLLGALAGAGTASLAGCINAFGGGGGTADEIVLQMEGGTMLDALESEAFEPFEEEFGTTVEVALRSSQQSGYAQIKAGQAEVDMASVPPFTLYNGTMEEVWEPIDPSEIPNYESNVLDPLKNPIFDPGEQIHGVPHAYGTVGMAYNNEELDDPTSWSAMWDEAYSGHVAPEGFGFIRVFTTALEMGMDPNDIGAESSYDEAIEQIWQRVAEQQDLVVTNWTSGDELGRLFTSTDAWVGEAWGNVIYGAVQDGNDHLSYVIPDEGAYGYTQNHALVEGIEDDKREACLEFINFLLRDEILRPVVEKLGLPPSTSVTSDTITGLYDYDPSGGEGLKFPDVEYINEHNDEWSQRWEEVRGN; translated from the coding sequence ATGTCACACATGAACAAGGCCAATGGTGGGTCCAGTCGTAGCGCGACCAGTCGACGCGGGCTGCTCGGGGCACTCGCCGGCGCTGGCACCGCATCGCTGGCCGGGTGTATCAATGCGTTCGGCGGTGGAGGCGGGACTGCAGACGAGATCGTCCTCCAGATGGAGGGTGGAACCATGCTGGACGCGCTGGAGTCGGAGGCGTTCGAACCGTTCGAGGAGGAGTTCGGGACGACCGTCGAGGTCGCCCTCCGGAGCAGCCAGCAGAGCGGGTACGCACAGATCAAGGCGGGCCAGGCCGAGGTCGACATGGCGAGTGTCCCACCGTTCACGCTCTACAACGGGACCATGGAAGAGGTCTGGGAGCCGATCGACCCGTCCGAGATCCCGAACTACGAGAGCAACGTCCTCGACCCGCTGAAGAACCCGATCTTCGACCCGGGCGAGCAGATACACGGCGTCCCGCACGCCTACGGTACCGTCGGGATGGCGTACAACAACGAGGAGCTCGACGACCCGACGTCGTGGAGTGCGATGTGGGACGAGGCGTACTCGGGCCACGTCGCCCCCGAGGGCTTCGGCTTCATCCGCGTGTTCACGACCGCCCTCGAGATGGGGATGGACCCCAACGACATCGGGGCGGAGAGCTCCTACGATGAGGCGATCGAACAGATCTGGCAGCGCGTCGCCGAACAGCAGGACCTCGTCGTCACGAACTGGACGAGCGGCGACGAGCTGGGACGGCTGTTCACGTCGACCGACGCCTGGGTGGGCGAGGCCTGGGGCAACGTCATCTACGGGGCGGTGCAGGACGGGAACGACCACCTCAGCTACGTCATCCCGGACGAGGGAGCGTACGGCTACACCCAGAACCACGCACTCGTGGAGGGGATCGAGGACGACAAGCGGGAGGCGTGCCTGGAGTTCATCAACTTCCTCCTGCGGGACGAGATCCTCAGGCCGGTCGTCGAGAAGCTCGGGCTGCCGCCGTCGACCAGCGTCACCTCCGACACCATCACGGGCCTCTACGACTACGACCCGTCCGGCGGCGAGGGGCTGAAGTTCCCCGACGTGGAGTACATCAACGAGCACAACGACGAGTGGTCCCAGCGGTGGGAGGAAGTGCGTGGGAACTGA
- a CDS encoding DUF7342 family protein, with translation MTDEEPSLVERQTTGEDRVRMVARQLSEPRTANWIASEAEWSHGPTKRVLERLVEDGVLHRDDSGTHTTYSPDYRRQAMQEAMRLRDGAQTVEELTDRLAEMKDRIREWEDEFGVESPNQLRATVAESHVGPDEEKRRRDVARDWDHLQRRIQIVGFAIREWDFLAPTADRAEANN, from the coding sequence ATGACCGACGAGGAACCAAGCCTCGTGGAGCGACAGACCACAGGCGAGGACCGCGTCCGAATGGTCGCCCGTCAACTCTCGGAGCCACGGACGGCGAACTGGATCGCCTCCGAGGCCGAGTGGTCACACGGGCCGACGAAGCGCGTCCTCGAACGACTGGTCGAAGACGGGGTTCTGCACCGGGACGACAGCGGGACGCACACGACGTACTCCCCGGACTATCGTCGGCAGGCGATGCAGGAGGCGATGCGGCTCCGCGACGGGGCGCAGACGGTCGAGGAGCTGACCGACCGTCTCGCGGAGATGAAAGACCGCATTCGCGAGTGGGAGGACGAGTTCGGTGTCGAATCCCCGAACCAGCTCCGCGCGACGGTCGCCGAGAGCCACGTCGGACCCGACGAGGAGAAGCGTCGGAGAGACGTCGCACGTGACTGGGACCACCTCCAGCGTCGCATCCAGATCGTCGGCTTCGCGATCCGAGAGTGGGACTTCCTGGCACCGACCGCTGACCGTGCCGAAGCCAACAACTGA
- a CDS encoding ABC transporter permease has product MSTERARFGKVRDRVMESDLVRLLLSPGLGIAWVLLFLFLPMTVIVVISFSVPGDFGNVIYEFTLANYERFWEADVYKNIILESLVYGVVVTLLALPLGYTVGYFLGRSKTDWKWVLLGLVVLQYWVPFIIRTYAWIIVLSNNGVLNGLLLDLGVIASPLDIMYTDYSMILGLTVSLLPFMILPVYVSVSTIEEDQIHAAKTLGATDFRAFREITLPQSLPGIVSGILFVFIISAGAFLAPTLLGGPSTRMIAPVIETVFILDFNWPFAAALSLIYFAIIGVLLYLFTRRVDLEEALETGVA; this is encoded by the coding sequence ATGAGCACGGAGCGTGCACGCTTCGGGAAGGTGCGAGACCGCGTGATGGAGAGCGACCTGGTCAGACTCCTGCTCTCACCGGGGCTGGGGATCGCCTGGGTCCTCCTGTTCCTGTTCCTGCCGATGACGGTCATCGTCGTCATCAGTTTCTCCGTGCCCGGCGACTTCGGGAACGTCATCTACGAGTTCACGCTCGCGAACTACGAGCGGTTCTGGGAGGCCGACGTCTACAAGAACATCATCCTCGAGTCGCTCGTCTACGGTGTCGTCGTGACGCTCCTGGCGCTCCCGCTGGGCTACACCGTCGGCTACTTCCTCGGCCGGTCGAAGACCGACTGGAAGTGGGTGCTGCTCGGGCTGGTCGTCCTCCAGTACTGGGTGCCCTTCATCATCAGGACGTACGCGTGGATCATCGTCCTCTCGAACAACGGCGTCCTGAACGGGCTCCTCCTGGACCTTGGCGTCATCGCGTCGCCGCTCGACATCATGTACACGGACTACAGCATGATACTCGGGCTGACCGTGAGCCTGCTGCCGTTCATGATACTGCCCGTCTACGTCTCCGTCAGCACCATCGAGGAGGACCAGATACACGCCGCGAAGACGCTCGGGGCGACGGACTTCCGGGCGTTCCGCGAGATCACGCTCCCGCAGTCGCTTCCCGGCATCGTCTCGGGGATCCTGTTCGTGTTCATCATCTCCGCGGGCGCGTTCCTCGCGCCGACGCTCCTGGGTGGCCCCAGCACGCGGATGATCGCGCCGGTCATCGAGACGGTGTTCATCCTCGACTTCAACTGGCCGTTCGCCGCCGCGCTGTCGCTCATCTACTTCGCCATCATCGGCGTCCTGCTGTACTTGTTCACGCGGCGCGTCGACCTCGAAGAGGCGCTGGAGACGGGGGTGGCCTGA
- a CDS encoding amphi-Trp domain-containing protein, which yields MPEEVLFKSESVQSREEIASYLRKVADNLDSGNAIKLKAGSESVTLNPPARPTFEVKAEREGPAGNMTERSIEFELEWDENDGQESSGSDQLEIE from the coding sequence ATGCCTGAAGAAGTTCTGTTCAAATCGGAGAGTGTCCAGAGTCGAGAAGAGATTGCATCGTACCTCCGGAAAGTCGCGGACAATCTCGACAGCGGCAACGCTATCAAGCTGAAAGCAGGCTCCGAGTCTGTAACGCTGAATCCTCCTGCCCGACCGACCTTCGAAGTCAAAGCTGAACGCGAAGGCCCGGCTGGCAACATGACTGAACGAAGTATCGAGTTCGAACTCGAATGGGACGAGAACGACGGTCAGGAGAGCAGCGGAAGTGATCAGTTAGAAATCGAGTAG
- a CDS encoding ABC transporter permease, producing MATETDAVTQGETDVDAERGYFGITLSTRTKWNLIRAVTVFVYVLMLLPLAVIVINSFNPSRLGNFPPSSLSLRWYEALLADTRMLRALWNSFQVGVAAALGAGLVGTLTAMGFVRNDFPAQDALVIVMLSPLLIPPIIVGVASTIFFGQIGLERSLAWLIVMHTLLGLPYAFLIIRSQLYLFDETLEEAAKTLGANPVTTFREVTFPLISPSILTAMVIVFVISFGEFTATQFWVKRTTTTVPVVIFSMLRTSISPQIDALATVMLVITIAIPLLVLGIRRYLLGT from the coding sequence GTGGCGACCGAAACCGACGCCGTGACCCAGGGCGAGACGGACGTCGACGCCGAACGGGGCTACTTCGGGATCACGCTCTCGACGCGGACCAAGTGGAACCTCATCCGCGCGGTCACGGTGTTCGTCTACGTGCTGATGCTGCTGCCGCTCGCGGTCATCGTCATCAACTCGTTCAACCCGTCGCGGCTCGGGAACTTCCCGCCGTCCTCGCTCAGCCTCCGGTGGTACGAGGCGCTGCTCGCGGACACCCGGATGCTCCGGGCGCTCTGGAACAGCTTCCAGGTCGGGGTCGCGGCCGCGCTCGGGGCCGGCCTCGTCGGGACGCTCACGGCGATGGGGTTCGTCCGCAACGACTTCCCCGCGCAGGACGCCCTCGTCATCGTCATGCTGTCGCCGCTGCTCATCCCGCCCATCATCGTCGGCGTCGCCTCGACCATCTTCTTCGGCCAGATCGGTCTCGAGCGGTCGCTCGCCTGGCTCATCGTGATGCACACGCTGCTGGGGCTCCCCTACGCGTTCCTCATCATCCGCAGCCAGCTCTACCTGTTCGACGAGACCCTGGAGGAGGCCGCGAAGACCCTCGGTGCCAACCCGGTGACGACGTTCCGCGAGGTCACCTTCCCGCTCATCTCGCCGTCGATCCTCACCGCGATGGTCATCGTCTTCGTCATCTCGTTCGGCGAGTTCACGGCGACGCAGTTCTGGGTGAAACGGACCACGACGACCGTCCCGGTCGTCATCTTCTCGATGCTCCGGACGAGCATCAGCCCGCAGATCGACGCGCTCGCGACGGTGATGCTCGTCATCACCATCGCCATCCCGCTGCTCGTCCTCGGGATCCGGCGGTACCTGCTGGGGACCTGA
- a CDS encoding methionyl-tRNA formyltransferase, with protein MIDVAFFGSHPLGEACLERLHAHEAVSVPVVVTYPEDEEHWWDGSVNRLAHDLGYDVLPIADERDVLDYEFDYLLSVYYPNILGPELLDHPDEAAINLHQAELPRYRGSNVFSHSILNAREDDHWRHGTTMHFMAEQVDAGDIIDRRFAEITETDTSRTLYEKVRERSIELFEEMLPKLVSGEVLEMGTPQSEYDGERYFYAKDSLDGAKEIPLDELVDGDELAVYDRIRALDFPPFEPAYTRLGGEKVYLTRTNYESLF; from the coding sequence ATGATCGACGTCGCGTTCTTCGGGAGCCACCCGCTCGGTGAGGCCTGCCTCGAACGACTCCACGCCCACGAGGCGGTCTCGGTCCCCGTCGTCGTCACGTACCCCGAGGACGAGGAGCACTGGTGGGACGGCTCGGTCAACCGGCTCGCGCACGACCTCGGCTACGACGTGCTGCCCATCGCCGACGAGCGGGACGTGCTCGACTACGAGTTCGACTACCTGCTCAGCGTCTACTACCCCAACATCCTCGGGCCGGAGCTGCTCGACCATCCCGACGAGGCCGCGATCAACCTCCATCAGGCCGAACTCCCGCGGTACCGGGGGAGTAACGTGTTCAGTCACTCCATACTGAACGCTCGCGAGGACGACCACTGGAGGCACGGCACCACGATGCACTTCATGGCCGAGCAGGTCGACGCGGGCGACATCATCGACCGCAGGTTCGCCGAGATAACCGAGACCGACACCAGCCGGACGCTCTACGAGAAGGTCCGGGAGCGATCCATCGAGCTGTTCGAGGAGATGCTGCCGAAGCTCGTCTCGGGCGAGGTCCTCGAGATGGGGACCCCCCAGTCCGAGTACGACGGTGAGCGGTACTTCTACGCGAAGGACAGCCTCGACGGCGCGAAGGAGATCCCCCTCGACGAACTCGTCGACGGCGACGAACTCGCCGTGTACGACCGGATCCGCGCGCTCGACTTCCCGCCGTTCGAGCCCGCCTACACCCGTCTGGGCGGCGAGAAGGTCTACCTGACGAGGACGAACTACGAGTCGCTGTTCTGA
- a CDS encoding winged helix-turn-helix domain-containing protein, whose protein sequence is MPVLLEDHDSELNLRPGTTKSDIVAYLYQNPKWGYSPQDLTEALDIPRGTATTTLKRLYDDGYIGKTDDGYYYALSERDDIRRYVSSLNQVDRMFGHHRDADANPEEPEKQIGEGRTDEELDAELEELEDDLDD, encoded by the coding sequence ATGCCGGTGCTCCTCGAAGACCACGACTCCGAACTCAACCTTCGTCCGGGAACCACGAAGTCAGATATCGTGGCGTACCTGTACCAGAATCCCAAATGGGGATACTCCCCGCAGGACCTCACGGAAGCCCTCGACATCCCCAGAGGGACTGCCACAACCACACTGAAACGTCTCTACGACGACGGCTACATCGGCAAAACAGACGACGGCTATTACTACGCTCTGAGCGAACGGGACGACATTCGCCGGTACGTCTCTAGTCTCAACCAAGTAGATCGGATGTTCGGTCACCACCGCGATGCGGACGCCAATCCCGAAGAACCCGAGAAACAAATCGGTGAGGGTCGCACTGATGAGGAACTCGATGCAGAACTCGAAGAGCTGGAAGACGACTTAGATGATTGA
- a CDS encoding ABC transporter ATP-binding protein, whose protein sequence is MAFLELDEIRKEFGDLVAVNDVSLDIEEGQFVTIVGPSGCGKSTILRSITGLETLTDGEIRLEGEDITDLPPYRRNIGLVFQDYALFPHKTVFENVAFGLKMRNAPEEEQRERVEEMLRMVNLEGYEEKYPEECSGGEQQRIAVARAIAFDPDLVLMDEPLSNLDKNLRTSIRSELRRIQEETGVTTVYVTHNQNEALSLGDKIAVMNDGRLEQFDAPENVYRGPETRFVADFLGRSTEVVGTYRRENGRAVAELADGVELQVPDDEELAPGDAVSLFLRDEKLKLVDGTEPETNVIEGTIESVDYRGRDINYFIRVPELDQTLQVSHIADHSEEVFHELGDTVSMHIEPANVTCLPAGDAPVAEQGEP, encoded by the coding sequence ATGGCATTTCTGGAGCTAGACGAGATACGGAAGGAGTTCGGCGACCTCGTCGCGGTGAACGACGTGTCGCTGGACATCGAGGAGGGACAGTTCGTGACCATCGTCGGCCCGTCGGGCTGTGGGAAGTCGACGATCCTCCGGTCGATCACCGGACTGGAGACGCTGACAGACGGCGAGATACGGCTCGAGGGCGAGGACATCACGGACCTGCCGCCGTACCGACGCAACATCGGGCTGGTGTTCCAGGACTACGCGCTGTTCCCGCACAAGACCGTGTTCGAGAACGTCGCGTTCGGTCTGAAGATGCGCAACGCCCCGGAGGAAGAACAGCGCGAGCGCGTCGAGGAGATGCTCCGGATGGTGAACCTGGAGGGCTACGAGGAGAAGTACCCGGAGGAGTGCAGCGGCGGTGAGCAACAGCGCATCGCGGTGGCACGCGCCATCGCGTTCGACCCGGACCTCGTGCTGATGGACGAGCCGCTGTCGAACCTCGACAAGAACCTCCGGACGAGCATCCGGAGCGAGCTGCGGCGCATCCAGGAGGAGACGGGGGTCACGACGGTCTACGTCACGCACAACCAGAACGAGGCGCTGTCCCTCGGCGACAAGATCGCCGTGATGAACGACGGGCGACTGGAGCAGTTCGATGCGCCAGAGAACGTCTATCGGGGGCCGGAGACGCGCTTCGTCGCGGACTTCCTCGGCCGGTCGACGGAGGTCGTCGGGACGTACCGCAGGGAGAACGGGCGCGCAGTCGCCGAACTCGCGGACGGCGTCGAACTGCAGGTCCCCGACGACGAGGAGCTTGCCCCGGGAGACGCGGTGTCGCTGTTCCTCCGCGACGAGAAGCTGAAACTCGTCGACGGCACCGAACCGGAGACCAACGTCATCGAGGGAACCATCGAGTCCGTCGACTACCGGGGCCGCGACATCAACTACTTCATCCGCGTGCCCGAGCTGGACCAGACGCTCCAGGTGAGCCACATCGCCGACCACAGCGAGGAGGTCTTCCACGAACTCGGTGACACCGTGTCGATGCACATCGAGCCAGCGAACGTCACGTGTCTGCCGGCCGGGGACGCACCCGTCGCCGAGCAGGGCGAGCCATGA
- a CDS encoding undecaprenyl-diphosphate phosphatase, whose translation MDSEVLVALVVGVLQGIFEWLPVSSEGNVTVVLTALGSEPEAAVQYSLFLHVGTALAATVYYRDTLADVGWTLPELRPDDPFRDETATLSFLVLATLASGIVGIAAYLAIEGLVSELTGGAAVALIGVLLVVTGILQRVAGTGDADRDETPAPDGGVAGHRETPTAVDAVLVGALQGLAILPGVSRSGTTVSALLLRGYEGEASFRLSFLLSVPAALGAGVLAVLDGGGLPTLSPVAALLALVVAAVVGYLTIDALMRVVKRVAFWGVCVGLGALAIVGGGLAILLA comes from the coding sequence ATGGACTCGGAGGTCCTCGTCGCGCTCGTCGTCGGTGTCCTCCAGGGCATCTTCGAGTGGTTGCCCGTCTCCAGCGAGGGCAACGTCACGGTCGTCCTGACCGCACTCGGGAGCGAGCCGGAGGCCGCGGTCCAGTACTCGCTGTTCCTCCACGTCGGTACCGCGCTCGCCGCCACCGTCTACTACCGCGACACGCTCGCCGACGTGGGCTGGACGCTGCCCGAACTGCGCCCCGACGACCCGTTCCGCGACGAGACCGCCACGCTCTCCTTCCTCGTGCTGGCGACGCTCGCCTCCGGTATCGTCGGCATCGCCGCCTACCTCGCCATCGAGGGGCTCGTCTCCGAACTCACCGGCGGCGCGGCCGTCGCGCTCATCGGCGTGCTGCTCGTCGTGACCGGCATCCTCCAGCGCGTCGCCGGCACGGGCGACGCCGACCGCGACGAGACGCCAGCGCCCGACGGCGGCGTCGCGGGCCACCGCGAGACGCCGACCGCCGTCGACGCCGTCCTGGTGGGCGCGCTCCAGGGCCTCGCCATCCTCCCCGGCGTCTCCCGGTCGGGGACGACCGTCAGCGCGCTGCTGCTGCGCGGCTACGAGGGCGAGGCGTCGTTCCGGCTCTCGTTCCTGCTGAGCGTGCCCGCCGCGCTCGGGGCCGGTGTGCTCGCCGTCCTCGACGGCGGCGGGCTCCCCACGCTCTCGCCGGTCGCCGCGCTGCTCGCGCTCGTCGTCGCCGCCGTCGTCGGCTACCTCACCATCGACGCGCTGATGCGGGTCGTGAAACGGGTCGCGTTCTGGGGCGTCTGTGTGGGCCTCGGGGCGCTTGCGATTGTGGGCGGCGGGCTGGCGATACTGCTGGCGTAG